The Pocillopora verrucosa isolate sample1 chromosome 14, ASM3666991v2, whole genome shotgun sequence genome has a segment encoding these proteins:
- the LOC131771160 gene encoding melanocortin receptor 4-like, whose translation MRKMLNTTDEHTNSSFEVRYPASLVGMSAAFASLNTFSSITATLGNVLILLALNKVTSICPPTKLLFRCLAVTDLCVGLITQPLFTVMLLASSNVYEYVEDIRVISSIVLCGVSLLTSTAISVDRLLALSLGLRYRYVVTLRRVRALIICFWFLIGASVGCLFILEIYFFVYAVVVLISLLISAISYANIYFRLCHLLLHAQGHVHQREHLPPNGVVPSALNLARYKKTVSIIAWVQLGLFACYSPICIALISSHFEKFFSKNIIYFFLCLLFLNSSLNPILYCLKIREVKQAVKDTVRQLNCCCELN comes from the coding sequence ATGAGAAAAATGCTGAACACCACTGATGAACATACAAACTCCTCATTTGAAGTCAGGTATCCGGCGTCACTTGTGGGGATGTCTGCAGCATTTGCATCCTTGAACACTTTTTCCTCCATCACCGCGACACTTGGCAATGTTCTCATCCTACTTGCTCTTAACAAAGTGACTTCGATTTGTCCTCCAACGAAACTTTTGTTTCGATGTCTGGCGGTCACCGATCTTTGTGTTGGACTAATAACACAACCGCTGTTTACAGTGATGCTTCTTGCCAGCAGCAACGTTTATGAATATGTTGAAGACATACGGGTGATCTCATCTATAGTTCTTTGTGGTGTCTCCCTCTTGACATCAACTGCGataagtgtggacagacttcttgcgTTGTCGTTGGGTCTGAGGTATAGATACGTTGTTACATTAAGGCGGGTGCGAGCGCTTATTATCTGCTTTTGGTTTCTAATTGGTGCTTCGGTTGGGTGTCTCTTCATTTTagaaatttacttttttgtgtATGCTGTTGTGGTGCTTATTTCTCTTCTTATCTCGGCCATCTCTTACGCTAATATCTACTTCCGTCTCTGTCATCTACTGCTTCATGCACAAGGCCATGTTCACCAACGAGAACATCTTCCTCCCAATGGCGTTGTACCGTCTGCATTGAATTTAGCGCGATACAAGAAAACGGTTTCCATCATAGCATGGGTACAGCTTGGATTATTTGCTTGTTACTCTCCTATTTGTATTGCTTTAATTTCatcacattttgaaaagttttttagcaagaatataatttactttttcctttgtttactaTTCTTAAACTCATCTCTAAACCCTATTCTTTACTGCTTGAAAATCAGGGAGGTGAAACAGGCAGTAAAGGACACAGTTCGACAGTTAAACTGTTGTTGTGAGCTAAATTGA